A region of the Desulfomicrobium macestii genome:
CAGCACCGGCTCAAGCGTATCCACGGTGACCGGGGAGAACAGCTCCCGGCAGTCGCGGGCCATGCCAGTAGGGATAAAACGCAGGTCCTCGTCCCTGATGAAGGAAAGCACGGGAACGCCCATCTTCATTGCCTCCACCGCGATGGCTCCGTACCAGCCGACATAGAGCTGATCGATGAGCAGGTCCGCCCGCGCGTAGATTCTGAGCGCCTCGTCGTTGGAAATGTTCTCGACCAGCGTGAAGCGTATCCGCCCACCGGACTCGCGCGCCAACCGCTCCATCACGCCGATCACCGCCCCGCTTCCCTTGCACGCCCTGTTCGACGGCGCGTGGACGACGTGTAGCGGTCCGGACGCGGCGGGCGTCCGCTCCGCGAGTCGGTCCCAAGTGGAGATGGTGTAGGGGAGGAACTCGGTCCGTTCCGGTAGGGTCCAGAACAGGTCGGGATTCAAGGCGAAAATGAGGTCCGCGTACCGGTCAACCTTGCGTATCCGACGGGCCCGGTGCGCATCCCGCTTCCCGTCGTTGCAGACGCCGCCGTAGCAATCCTCTTGGTGGCAGGCGGAGTAATCGCACCGCCGCATGGTGGGATACTTCTGGCGGGCGTCGCACCCGTTGAAGGTGAAAACCTTGAGGCTGTCCCGTCCGTAGAAAGGAAGGTCGGCGAGGTTGCCGGTCCCGT
Encoded here:
- a CDS encoding glycosyltransferase family protein, producing the protein MVAKGWRILHLPTEVGGNGYGLSRGERAHGLRSDVLVAFGSSFGFPADRTLYTGPSANRLVYWGRRLNLVREFLGLRDAYDVYHFNFATTLLDPHGTGNLADLPFYGRDSLKVFTFNGCDARQKYPTMRRCDYSACHQEDCYGGVCNDGKRDAHRARRIRKVDRYADLIFALNPDLFWTLPERTEFLPYTISTWDRLAERTPAASGPLHVVHAPSNRACKGSGAVIGVMERLARESGGRIRFTLVENISNDEALRIYARADLLIDQLYVGWYGAIAVEAMKMGVPVLSFIRDEDLRFIPTGMARDCRELFSPVTVDTLEPVLRTIFDTPGELRRTAGKALDYVHAWHDPAKVARTVLDRYEAAFAAKSGRQPYRSEGV